From Coffea arabica cultivar ET-39 chromosome 10e, Coffea Arabica ET-39 HiFi, whole genome shotgun sequence, one genomic window encodes:
- the LOC113712271 gene encoding sucrose transport protein SUC4 isoform X1, translating to MPMPEAEGHGKNKPRATRPPVREPVRPQRVPLRLLLRVSSVACGIQFGWALQLSLLTPYVQELGIPHAWASIIWLCGPISGFFVQPLVGHMSDRCKSRLGRRRPFIIAGAASIVVAVLVIGFSADIGWLFGDRGEIKLRAIVAFVIGFWLLDVANNMTQGPCRALLADLTEKDHRRTRVANAYFSLWMAVGNILGYATGAYSGWFKLLPFTLSSACNVNCANLKAAFLIDIIFIAITTYISISGAQEKPLDSLHGSPASVEGRSEQSSHEQEAFLWEMFGTFKYFTGVIWIILLAIALNWIGWFPFLLFDTDWMGREIYGGEPNVGQNYSVGVRMGAFGLMLNSVFLGVTSVLMEKLCRKWGAGFTWGVSNIIMSLCFVAMLIIAAVRTHMDIGDHFPPDGVVIAALVVFSILGIPLAITYSVPYALISSRIEALGLGQGLSMGVLNLAIVVPQILVSLGSGPWDELFGGGNSPAFAVAAVSAFASGLIAILAIPRTRVEKSRILP from the exons ATGCCGATGCCGGAGGCCGAAGGGCATGGTAAAAACAAACCGAGAGCAACTCGTCCTCCGGTTAGGGAACCGGTTCGACCACAACGAGTCCCCTTACGTCTTCTGCTCCGAGTCTCGTCCGTCGCGTGCGGAATTCAGTTCGGTTGGGCGCTACAGTTATCGTTACTGACTCCCTACGTACAAGAGCTCGGGATTCCTCACGCCTGGGCGAGTATAATATGGTTATGCGGACCGATTTCCGGTTTTTTCGTTCAACCGCTGGTTGGTCACATGAGCGATCGGTGCAAAAGTCGGCTCGGCCGTCGAAGGCCTTTTATTATTGCCGGCGCGGCATCGATCGTCGTTGCCGTTCTAGTCATCGGTTTCTCGGCTGATATCGGCTGGCTTTTCGGCGACCGCGGGGAAATCAAGCTACGCGCTATTGTGGCTTTCGTCATAGGGTTTTGGCTCCTCGATGTTGCGAATAACATGACGCAAGGTCCTTGTAGAGCTCTCCTCGCTGATCTAACTG AAAAGGATCACCGGAGGACTCGAGTAGcaaatgcatatttttcactatggATGGCTGTTGGAAATATCCTTGGCTATGCCACTGGAGCTTACAGTGGTTGGTTCAAACTTTTACCCTTTACGCTCAGTTCTGCGTGCAACGTCAACTGTGCAAATCTTAAGGCCGCCTTCCTTATTGACATTATCTTTATAGCAATTACGACATATATAAGCATATCAGGAGCGCAGGAGAAGCCGCTGGATTCCCTCCATGGTTCACCTGCTTCTGTAGAAGGAAGATCTGAACAGTCAAGCCATGAACAAGAAGCTTTCCTTTGGGAAatgtttggtacttttaaatATTTCACTGGGGTTATTTGGATTATCTTGCTTGCTATTGCTTTGAATTGGATTGGAtggtttccttttcttctctttgatACTGATTGGATGGGGCGAGAAATTTATGGTGGGGAGCCAAATGTTGGCCAGAATTACAGTGTTGGAGTCAGAATGGGTGCTTTTGGTCTAATGTTGAATTCAGTGTTCCTTGGAGTAACTTCAGTGCTCATGGAGAAGCTCTGCCGGAAATGGGGGGCTGGTTTTACATGGGGAGTTTCGAACATCATCATGTCTCTTTGTTTTGTTGCAATGCTTATAATTGCTGCAGTCAGAACTCATATGGACATTGGTGACCATTTTCCTCCAGATGGTGTTGTGATTGCTGCACTGGTAGTATTTTCCATTCTGGGGATTCCCCTCGCG ATAACCTACAGTGTTCCCTATGCCTTGATATCCTCACGGATTGAAGCTTTAGGGCTTGGCCAGG GATTGTCAATGGGTGTTCTCAATTTGGCAATTGTGGTCCCACAG ATTTTGGTCTCTCTTGGAAGCGGACCGTGGGATGAGCTATTTGGTGGTGGCAACTCACCAGCCTTTGCAGTTGCAGCTGTTTCAGCATTTGCTAGTGGACTCATAGCCATTCTGGCAATTCCTCGAACAAGGGTGGAAAAATCAAGAATCCTCCCCTGA
- the LOC113712271 gene encoding sucrose transport protein SUC4 isoform X2, which translates to MPMPEAEGHGKNKPRATRPPVREPVRPQRVPLRLLLRVSSVACGIQFGWALQLSLLTPYVQELGIPHAWASIIWLCGPISGFFVQPLVGHMSDRCKSRLGRRRPFIIAGAASIVVAVLVIGFSADIGWLFGDRGEIKLRAIVAFVIGFWLLDVANNMTQGPCRALLADLTEKDHRRTRVANAYFSLWMAVGNILGYATGAYSGWFKLLPFTLSSACNVNCANLKAAFLIDIIFIAITTYISISGAQEKPLDSLHGSPASVEGRSEQSSHEQEAFLWEMFGTFKYFTGVIWIILLAIALNWIGWFPFLLFDTDWMGREIYGGEPNVGQNYSVGVRMGAFGLMLNSVFLGVTSVLMEKLCRKWGAGFTWGVSNIIMSLCFVAMLIIAAVRTHMDIGDHFPPDGVVIAALVVFSILGIPLADCLYC; encoded by the exons ATGCCGATGCCGGAGGCCGAAGGGCATGGTAAAAACAAACCGAGAGCAACTCGTCCTCCGGTTAGGGAACCGGTTCGACCACAACGAGTCCCCTTACGTCTTCTGCTCCGAGTCTCGTCCGTCGCGTGCGGAATTCAGTTCGGTTGGGCGCTACAGTTATCGTTACTGACTCCCTACGTACAAGAGCTCGGGATTCCTCACGCCTGGGCGAGTATAATATGGTTATGCGGACCGATTTCCGGTTTTTTCGTTCAACCGCTGGTTGGTCACATGAGCGATCGGTGCAAAAGTCGGCTCGGCCGTCGAAGGCCTTTTATTATTGCCGGCGCGGCATCGATCGTCGTTGCCGTTCTAGTCATCGGTTTCTCGGCTGATATCGGCTGGCTTTTCGGCGACCGCGGGGAAATCAAGCTACGCGCTATTGTGGCTTTCGTCATAGGGTTTTGGCTCCTCGATGTTGCGAATAACATGACGCAAGGTCCTTGTAGAGCTCTCCTCGCTGATCTAACTG AAAAGGATCACCGGAGGACTCGAGTAGcaaatgcatatttttcactatggATGGCTGTTGGAAATATCCTTGGCTATGCCACTGGAGCTTACAGTGGTTGGTTCAAACTTTTACCCTTTACGCTCAGTTCTGCGTGCAACGTCAACTGTGCAAATCTTAAGGCCGCCTTCCTTATTGACATTATCTTTATAGCAATTACGACATATATAAGCATATCAGGAGCGCAGGAGAAGCCGCTGGATTCCCTCCATGGTTCACCTGCTTCTGTAGAAGGAAGATCTGAACAGTCAAGCCATGAACAAGAAGCTTTCCTTTGGGAAatgtttggtacttttaaatATTTCACTGGGGTTATTTGGATTATCTTGCTTGCTATTGCTTTGAATTGGATTGGAtggtttccttttcttctctttgatACTGATTGGATGGGGCGAGAAATTTATGGTGGGGAGCCAAATGTTGGCCAGAATTACAGTGTTGGAGTCAGAATGGGTGCTTTTGGTCTAATGTTGAATTCAGTGTTCCTTGGAGTAACTTCAGTGCTCATGGAGAAGCTCTGCCGGAAATGGGGGGCTGGTTTTACATGGGGAGTTTCGAACATCATCATGTCTCTTTGTTTTGTTGCAATGCTTATAATTGCTGCAGTCAGAACTCATATGGACATTGGTGACCATTTTCCTCCAGATGGTGTTGTGATTGCTGCACTGGTAGTATTTTCCATTCTGGGGATTCCCCTCGCG GATTGCCTATATTGTTGA
- the LOC113712270 gene encoding protein DETOXIFICATION 48-like, whose amino-acid sequence MCNPKPSSPSSFVCNTKKNHFTKPQKHMDICTTHDDYDYDDDDQLHRWPTPTEALQEIKAIGKISGPTALTGLLLYSRAMISMLFLGYLGELELAGGSLAIGFANITGYSVISGLAMGMEPICGQAYGARQMKLLGITLQRTVLLLLATSIPISLTWLNMKRILLWCGQDEEISSMSHTFLVYAIPDLFFLSLLHPLRIYLRTQSITLPLTYCSAISVLLHVPLNFLLVRYFNMGIAGVALAMVWTNLNLFLLLCSFLYFSGVYKDSWVAPSMDCLRGWSSLLALAVPTCVSVCLEWWWYEFMIMLCGLLLNPKATVASMGILIQTTSLVYVFPSALSLGVSTRVGNELGANRPASARISMIVSLICAVALGLAAMLFTILMRHQWGRFFTSDAEILELTSVALPIVGLCELGNCPQTTGCGVLRGSARPTTGANINLGSFYLVGMPVAILIGFVLKMGFAGLWLGLLAAQASCALLMLYVLCRTDWIVQVERAKELTKSSSSSSSTTTSTKTTTSAGAGGGVILPVSSPPSKSTTKHDGAGKIVNLEQILCTNDELLKSASLETDPLISNHIVH is encoded by the exons ATGTGCAATCCAAAGCCCTCTTCCCCATCCTCATTTGTCTGCAACACTAAGAAAAATCATTTCACAAAACCCCAAAAACACATGGATATTTGCACTACTCATGATGATTATgattatgatgatgatgatcaaCTTCATAGATGGCCAACCCCTACTGAG GCCCTGCAAGAGATCAAAGCCATAGGGAAGATATCAGGACCTACTGCCCTGACAGGGCTGCTACTATATTCAAGGGCCATGATTTCCATGCTATTTCTTGGCTATCTTGGAGAGCTTGAACTGGCAGGAGGATCTCTTGCTATAGGCTTTGCAAACATCACTGGTTACTCTGTCATTTCAGGCTTAGCCATGGGCATGGAACCTATTTGTGGACAAGCCTACGGCGCCAGACAAATGAAACTTCTAGGCATAACTCTGCAAAGAACTGTCCTCCTCCTCCTCGCCACCTCCATTCCCATCTCCTTGACGTGGCTCAACATGAAAAGAATCCTTTTATGGTGCGGCCAAGATGAAGAAATCTCATCAATGTCACATACTTTTCTAGTCTACGCAATCCCTGACCTCTTCTTCCTTTCACTGCTCCACCCTCTTCGTATCTATTTAAGGACTCAAAGCATCACATTGCCCTTAACTTATTGCTCAGCAATCTCAGTTCTCCTTCATGTTCCACTCAATTTTCTTCTAGTCAGGTACTTTAACATGGGAATCGCCGGCGTTGCATTGGCAATGGTGTGGACTAACCTAAACCTTTTTCTTCTGCTCTGCTCCTTCCTCTATTTCTCTGGGGTGTATAAAGATTCTTGGGTGGCTCCCAGCATGGATTGTTTACGCGGCTGGTCATCTTTGCTAGCGCTAGCTGTGCCAACTTGTGTATCTGTTTGCCTTGAGTGGTGGTGGTATGAGTTCATGATAATGCTTTGTGGACTCCTACTCAACCCGAAAGCAACAGTTGCTTCTATGGGAATCCTCATCCAAACAACCTCATTGGTCTATGTTTTTCCGTCTGCTCTGAGCCTGGGAGTCTCCACCAGAGTTGGAAATGAACTCGGAGCCAACCGGCCAGCCAGTGCCCGCATTTCCATGATAGTTTCTCTAATTTGCGCGGTCGCATTAGGCCTTGCGGCAATGCTCTTCACTATCTTGATGAGGCACCAATGGGGCCGGTTTTTCACCAGCGATGCTGAGATTCTTGAACTAACATCAGTAGCATTGCCCATAGTTGGGCTTTGTGAGCTTGGAAATTGTCCCCAAACAACCGGCTGCGGGGTGCTGAGAGGAAGTGCTAGGCCTACAACCGGAGCAAATATCAATTTGGGATCATTTTATCTGGTCGGAATGCCGGTGGCAATACTGATCGGTTTCGTGTTAAAAATGGGGTTTGCTGGGCTGTGGCTGGGATTGCTTGCAGCCCAGGCCTCATGTGCACTTCTTATGCTCTATGTATTATGCAGAACGGATTGGATAGTTCAAGTTGAAAGAGCAAAAGAGCTAacaaaatcatcatcatcatcttcttctacTACTACTTCTACAAAAACAACTACCTCAGCAGGTGCTGGTGGTGGTGTTATATTGCCGGTGTCATCGCCGCCTTCCAAGTCCACCACCAAGCATGATGGAGCTGGCAAGATAGTTAATCTTGAACAGATTTTGTGCACTAATGATGAGTTGCTGAAGTCAGCTTCACTTGAAACTGACCCTCTCATATCTAACCACATTGTGCATTAA